The following is a genomic window from Methanolinea sp..
GCAGATCGAGAAAAGAAAAGAAAAGAACTCGGCATCGCTCCAGATGACATCGTTCTCTTCTTCATGGGATGGTTGTACGAATTCTCCGGCCTGAAGGAAGTCGCACAAGCAATGATGCAGAACCATGACGAGAGTTATCACCTCAAACTTCTCATAGTGGGAGAAGGTGAACTGAAAGAGGAATTACTGAGGTTGAAGAATTCTGCAAATATCTCCGAAAAGATCATACTCGTCGGATGGCAACCCTACACGCAGATACCAGATTTCCTCTCTGCAGCTGACATCTGTATCCTTCCAGCGCGTAATAACGAGATCATGCGAAATATCGTTCCCATCAAGATGTATGAATACATGGCAGCAGGGAGACCGGTGATTGCCACGAAATTACCGGGGATCATGAAGGAATTTGGGGAGGGGAATGGGGTTCTCTACGTCAGAAATGCGGAAGATATAATTCAAAAGGCAGTTGCGATATCAAAAGAGGGGGGATTAATGCGCCTGGGTTCGGCAGCCAGAAAACATGTTTCACAGAACGAATGGAATGTTATTACTTACGAGTTTGAAAAAACACTCATGGGAGCGATCCATGCAAACTGAATATCGGGCATTCATCACAAAAACATCTGAAATACGAAAAGATATCGAAGATGCACTGGCATTTATACAATGGAAAAACATCATTAAAAACGATGATATCGTATTTGTCAAACCCAATTTCACCTTCCCTTTTTACAAGGAAGGGATTACAACAAATCCCGAACTTCTCCGCCATCTTCTTGGTTTATTGAAGGACCATGCAGCCAGGGTGATTGTCGGGGAATCGGACGGGGGGAACCATTCATTTTCTGCGGATCAGGCCTTTGAAGGCCATAATATGCCGGAAATCTGCAAGGAGACTGGTGCCGAACTCGTCAATCTTTCCAGACATCCTTCGAGATTCATCGAAGATACCATCCAGGGAAAGAAGGTCAAAGTACAGGTACCAAATCTTATCGTCGATAGCATAGATTCCTTCATTTCTGTCCCTGTTCTCAAAGTGCATGCGATGACAACAGTCACTTTGAGTATGAAGAATCTGTGGGGATGTTACCCCGATACGATGCGCTGTCTCCATCACAAGCACCTGAGTAGAAAACTGACCTTATTGACCAAGATTCTTCAACCTAAAATCGCTCTTATAGATGGTTTGTATTCTCTCGATGGACATGGCCCCATGTATGGTGATGCGAAAAAAACAGATCTTCTCATTGTTGCAAATAATCCCGTAATAGCAGATACACTTGGTTCAGAGATCATGGGATTCCCCGTTGCGAATATTGAACATATTATGATTGCGGAAAAAGAGGGTCTGGGAACTACGAATCTCAACAATGTTCAATTAAACGATGATTGGAAAAAATATTCTATGCAATTTTCTGTTCGGAGAACTATTGTCGATAATCTTTCCTGGCTTCTCTTCAATAGTGAAATCATGGCAAAGCTGGTGATGGATTCTCCATTGAAACCAGTCATTTATGGAGTAGGGTCATTATTGAGAAATGAGGATGAACAAAGTATAAATAAAATATTAAAACAAAAAAAATGAAATATATTATTAAGGTGTTTTCATGAAGATTATTATTACTATCAATACTCCTGCCCAATTACATTTTTTAAAAAATCTTATTCTTATTTTAAATAAACATGGATCTGATATCTCTTTATTATTAAGAGATTATGGAGAAACATTAATACTTGCCGATGAAATGAATTTAAAATACCAAACTTTTTTAATCAATAAAAGAACAAAAATTCAAAAATTGTTTTCATATTCAGAAGGAATGTATAATTTATTGAGATTTTACAAAAAAATTCACCCAGATTTAATTATTGGCTCATTATTTTATAATGCTATTCCTGCACGCATAATAAGAAAACCGTTAGTTACATTTTTAGATTCGACACGATTAGATAAATTTTCATTTTTTATTAATTTTGGAATTTTAATTCATTTTGCTGATACTATTGTTACTCCAAATACAATTGAATGTTTTTTAGGGCAAAATCACATAGAATTAAATAGTTATAAAGAATTTGCATATCTTCATCCAAACTATTATAAGCCAGATAAAAAGATAAAAGAACTCTTAAATCTTGATAATAATGAAGAATATATTCTGCTCCGCTTCAACGCATTTGACGCCGTCCACGATCTCAGGATCGCTGGCTTTTCTGACGAGGACAAGATCCGCCTTGTCCACGAACTCGAAAAGTACGCGCGGGTATACATATCATCCGAGGCCGGAGTCCCGGAACAAATAAAAGACAGAGTTTTGAAAATCCCGAAGAGCAGGATTCATGATGTGATTTATCATGCGAAATTACTCGTCGCAGACACGGGAACCATGGTAACTGAAGCCGCATGCCTGGGAACTCCTGCGATTATGTTTCATCCTAAAGTAAAAAAAATGGGAAATTTTATAGAACTTGAAAGAAAATATGAATTAATATTTGGATATGAAAGAGATTCAAATTTAGTATTTGAGAAAGCGATTGACCTCCTCCAGCGACCCAACCTGAAGCAGGAATGGCAGCAGAAGAGGGAGAAGCTGCTGAAGGATAAAATTGACATCACAGCGTTCATGGTATGGTTCGTCGAGAACTACCCGGAGAGCTTCAGGATGATGAAGGAGAATCCGGGGATACAGGAGAGATTTAAATTTAAAAATATATATTAATTAATAATTACATGAAAAACATGAAATTATTGATCATTTCTCCCCATTATAAATATTTTATAAAAGGCCAAGTAGATGTTCTTTCTCCTTATTTTTCACAAATAAATGTTGCAATAAGATACAATCCATTAACAGAATTATCACAATTTATTCCATTCAAAGGAAAATCACAATATTTTAAAAAATATTCCAAAAAAAATCTTATAGATGATACCAATTTAGCAGATAATATAAAAATTCAATTATTACCAATGATATATTTTGTTCCAGATGGAACTAATAAAAGGATTGGCGATAAACTCTATAAAAATTTGGTGAAATGGATTGAAAAAGAAGAATCAGATTTTGATTTGATTCATGCACATTTCACATGGCCATGTGGATATGCTGCAGCGCATTTAAATAAAAAATTAAAAATTCCAACCATTATCACCGCTCATGGTTACGATATTTATTCTCTTCCATTTCGAGACGATGAATGGAGAGATAAAATTGAATTTACTTTGAATAATGCGGACCATATTATAACCGTTAGTAATCATAACGTCGATTTTATTAAAAAATTAAATATATTTAAGCCAGTAACGGTAATTCCTAATGGATATGATGAAGAATTATTTTCCTTTAAAAATCGAGAAGAGATTAAAATAGCTCTCAATCTTCCAGAAAATAAAGTAATTATTTTATCAATAGGCAATTTGGAAGAGATTAAGGGGCATAAATATCTTATTGAAGCAATAAATATAGTTAAAAAAATAAAAAAAGACATATTATGCATTATCATTGGAGCAGGTAAATTACAACGATCAGTGATTCAACAGATTCGTTCCCTTGAGTTGGAAAATAATATAATATTGATGAGTCCCAAACCCCACCAAGAAATCCCCCTCTGGATGAACGCCGCCGACCTCTTCGTCCTCCCCAGCCTGAGCGAGGGCAACCCGACGGTGATGTTCGAGGCCCTCGGCTGTGGCCTGCCCTTCGTGGGCACCCGCGTGGGGGGCGTGCCGGAGATCATCACTTCCGAAGATTACGGCCTGCTCGTCGAGCCTGGTAACGCTGAAGACCTTGCTGAAAAGATATTGATCGCCCTCGACAAGGAATGGGACAGGGAGAAGATCAGGAAATACGCGGAGCAGTTCACGTGGGAGAACATTGCGAAGCAGATCGTGGAGGTATATAAGCAGGTATTGAGATGAATCGATGATGAAAGTTGCTATCATCACCAATTACTGAAAGAACATTGATGGAGGAGGCGTTAAGAACTATGTCATAAATCTCGTTGAAGCATTGAGAGAGAATAATATAGATGTGAGATACTATTTCGTGAAGAAGAGGACTTTAAACAATAAAAGCGCCTATAATAAAATATGCAATGTAGTTCACGTAGCGAAAATCAAGAGGCAGATAATCAATATTTATTAAGATGAAACTATAATTCGACTAAAAATGGAATCAATTAATTATGATAATAAAATCGAAAAAATAATTTTAATATTCTTTTCAAATTTATTGACTATCGCAATAATTTTAGCATTCCTCTTTCCTGCAAAAAATTACGAGATTTCTATCTATGAGAATCTTCCCTTTTTTTCCTTATTTATTTTTATTATTGTTCCAATATTAATTACAATTATTTTGATATATTTAATTTTCAATAAAAATATTCCATTTATACTATTTTGCAGTTTTCTCTTCTTATTGGTTTTAAATCGTTTGATTGTACAATGGTTACCATTTATTCGAGGATATTATACTATTACAGGTGATCATATCTCTCAAATCGGTATTTGTAAAGATATTATTCAATATGGATTTTTTGGCAAAGATAATTTTTATCCTATTACCCATATTTTATTGAGCATCACTAATTTAATTTCGGATATATCAATAATAGACCTTGGAAACTATTCAACGGGCATAATATCAGGATTATTTTTATTGTGGATTTACATCTTATCGAAAAAAATTACAAATGACAAAAAAATTCAATATTTATGCTTGATTTTTGCATCAATAACATTTTTCAGTAGATATGAATTATATTTAATGCCTAATGGATGGAGTATATTTTTTATTCCATATATTTTATATTTATTTTATATATATTTTATAGAAAAACAAAAAAATTTCAAAATTCCCTTTTTATTATCCTTACTGATTATTCCATATTTTCATCCCCTTACGGCATTATATTTAATTATTTTATTTATTTTAATCGGAATAATCCTCATTTTAATTGATTATATTTTAAACAAATATGATTTTTCAATAATATTAAATGATTTTCCAAAAACACCAATTATTGTTCTTTCAATATCTTTTTTTTCATGGATTTTATCATTTAATGTTTTTTATGATAATATCCGCAGTTTTATCAATGCATTATCGGGTGGAGATATTCCTACTTTTTTTGACAGAGTGAATATAGGTATATCAAAACTGAATTTAGATATTTTCGATTTTATTTTGTTTTTAATAAGAGAAGTTGGCCAAACATTCATTTATATTATCCTATCATTAATTTCATTTTGTATTTTAATTAAATCAAAAGATTATTTTAAATCATATAAATTTTTATTTATTCTTTTTATTATTAGTGGATTTACAATTTTTCTATATTTTTCTACGGTATTCAATTTATTACCTGGATTATCTACAATTGCGGGACAGAGATTAATTGCATATATGTCAATATTCATGCCAATATTTGTTGGATATGGATTTTTAAATATTAGCAATAATATTTTTGATAAATTTATCAAAATTGGATTTATAATTTTAATTTTAAGTAGTTCAATATTAAGTATCCTTTCATTTCATCCATCGCCTCATGTTCTGACTCCAGGAGCTCATGTAACAAAAAAAGAAATTGATACAGCTGAATGGATTTTTATTAAAAAAGATAATAATGTATCAATTTTCTCCATCTTATATCCAATTAAACGGCTATCACATATTATTTTCGGATACGAGACTGGAAAAAAATTAAATCCTGATTTTCATCAAATACCTGATCATTTTAACTTATCAGAATTAAAGACGGACTTGTATTTTTCCCAATCCAAAGGATATTTATTAATCAGTTCTATCGATTATCAAACATATACAACTGTTTGGGCACCAGTAAATCGTTTTAAAAAAGAGGATTTTGCAAAGTTATATTTAAATCCATTAATAAATAAAATTTATTTTAATGGAGAAAGCAATATGGTTTATTTAATGAGATATGGAAAAACAAATATCATTGATTAGGATAGTTTTTGCGTTTTATCCATTAAAAGGAGGGTCAATTACCCATGTCATTGAAGAATCTAAACATACCAATCAATATCTTAAAAAACAAATTATTATCGCTCCCAATTTTGGTGATCATTGCAAAAATTTTGATAAAGCATTTCAAATACCCATTTATAGAATCAATTATCCAAAATTTACTATTCTTCAAATGTTAAAATTTCCTGTAGTACCTTTAATTTTATTTGGGTATGCATTAAATATTTTAAAATTTTTAAAAATAAATGAAAAAGTTAATACTATATTAATTGTGCATGGAACTTTATTAGGTGCAATAATTGTTATTTTAATAAAATTATTTAATATCAATATGCCAATCATAATAATACAAGATAGTGGAAATATTTTTAATATTTCAAAAAGAAGTGCACTCGCAGGTCATTTAGCATTTTTATTTTTTAAATTTAAAAAACCTGATTGTTTAATTATTATTGATGATGGAAATAAAACATCTGAATATGTGAAAAAATGTATAAATAATAAAATAAATTATTCAGTTTTAAACCATGCTATTGATACAACATTTTTCTCTCCAAAATTAAAAAATAAGGATAATGAAAAATTCATTATTTTATCAACTCAAAGATTAGATAAATTCAAAAGAGTTGATTTGGGAATTTTAGCCTTCAAAAAATTTGTTGAATTGGAGAAATATCCAACAAATGTAAAATTAATTATTGTCGGTGATGGTACCGAAAAGAAAATGCTTGAAAAAATGGTAATTGATAATAATTTACAAAATTTGGTAGAATTCCATGGCTCTAAAACAATAAATGAAATGGTGGATTATTTAAATAATGCTGATATAGTAATTGGTACTTCATTA
Proteins encoded in this region:
- a CDS encoding glycosyltransferase family 4 protein, with translation MKILVVQESNWIAKGPHQSHHLMERLVQRGHEVRVIDFDILWRRNNDRHLISERKEMTATPKVIPGAEIRVIRPGIIQLPVLEYLSLLYTHRKEIIRQIEEFRPDVVVGFGILNACLAIRQCRKYHIPFVYYIIDELFRLVPQKWLQSFAKYVEQMNYRDSDLVLSINEALREYTVVMGAAPEKTCVIRAGIDLNWFSKADREKKRKELGIAPDDIVLFFMGWLYEFSGLKEVAQAMMQNHDESYHLKLLIVGEGELKEELLRLKNSANISEKIILVGWQPYTQIPDFLSAADICILPARNNEIMRNIVPIKMYEYMAAGRPVIATKLPGIMKEFGEGNGVLYVRNAEDIIQKAVAISKEGGLMRLGSAARKHVSQNEWNVITYEFEKTLMGAIHAN
- a CDS encoding DUF362 domain-containing protein, which encodes MQTEYRAFITKTSEIRKDIEDALAFIQWKNIIKNDDIVFVKPNFTFPFYKEGITTNPELLRHLLGLLKDHAARVIVGESDGGNHSFSADQAFEGHNMPEICKETGAELVNLSRHPSRFIEDTIQGKKVKVQVPNLIVDSIDSFISVPVLKVHAMTTVTLSMKNLWGCYPDTMRCLHHKHLSRKLTLLTKILQPKIALIDGLYSLDGHGPMYGDAKKTDLLIVANNPVIADTLGSEIMGFPVANIEHIMIAEKEGLGTTNLNNVQLNDDWKKYSMQFSVRRTIVDNLSWLLFNSEIMAKLVMDSPLKPVIYGVGSLLRNEDEQSINKILKQKK
- a CDS encoding DUF354 domain-containing protein, giving the protein MKIIITINTPAQLHFLKNLILILNKHGSDISLLLRDYGETLILADEMNLKYQTFLINKRTKIQKLFSYSEGMYNLLRFYKKIHPDLIIGSLFYNAIPARIIRKPLVTFLDSTRLDKFSFFINFGILIHFADTIVTPNTIECFLGQNHIELNSYKEFAYLHPNYYKPDKKIKELLNLDNNEEYILLRFNAFDAVHDLRIAGFSDEDKIRLVHELEKYARVYISSEAGVPEQIKDRVLKIPKSRIHDVIYHAKLLVADTGTMVTEAACLGTPAIMFHPKVKKMGNFIELERKYELIFGYERDSNLVFEKAIDLLQRPNLKQEWQQKREKLLKDKIDITAFMVWFVENYPESFRMMKENPGIQERFKFKNIY
- a CDS encoding glycosyltransferase, with protein sequence MKNMKLLIISPHYKYFIKGQVDVLSPYFSQINVAIRYNPLTELSQFIPFKGKSQYFKKYSKKNLIDDTNLADNIKIQLLPMIYFVPDGTNKRIGDKLYKNLVKWIEKEESDFDLIHAHFTWPCGYAAAHLNKKLKIPTIITAHGYDIYSLPFRDDEWRDKIEFTLNNADHIITVSNHNVDFIKKLNIFKPVTVIPNGYDEELFSFKNREEIKIALNLPENKVIILSIGNLEEIKGHKYLIEAINIVKKIKKDILCIIIGAGKLQRSVIQQIRSLELENNIILMSPKPHQEIPLWMNAADLFVLPSLSEGNPTVMFEALGCGLPFVGTRVGGVPEIITSEDYGLLVEPGNAEDLAEKILIALDKEWDREKIRKYAEQFTWENIAKQIVEVYKQVLR
- a CDS encoding glycosyltransferase family 4 protein; this encodes MEKQISLIRIVFAFYPLKGGSITHVIEESKHTNQYLKKQIIIAPNFGDHCKNFDKAFQIPIYRINYPKFTILQMLKFPVVPLILFGYALNILKFLKINEKVNTILIVHGTLLGAIIVILIKLFNINMPIIIIQDSGNIFNISKRSALAGHLAFLFFKFKKPDCLIIIDDGNKTSEYVKKCINNKINYSVLNHAIDTTFFSPKLKNKDNEKFIILSTQRLDKFKRVDLGILAFKKFVELEKYPTNVKLIIVGDGTEKKMLEKMVIDNNLQNLVEFHGSKTINEMVDYLNNADIVIGTSLISNLNLSIQEAMACEKPVIVFDAGEINKLIKNFNNGIFVESNNIDEFAIMINKLFKNPSLREQIGQNARKTILYERNWEKRIQKELEIFNDILKKYYNT